A window of Trachemys scripta elegans isolate TJP31775 chromosome 9, CAS_Tse_1.0, whole genome shotgun sequence genomic DNA:
TTTTTCATGCAGTTTGCTCTCTAGTGCAGGATTAGCATCTCCATTCTTTTATTTTACAGCCAACAACTACCTGGAGGCTAGATGTGAGGCTGTGCTCCAAGAGATGCGAAGATGCTGCACCCAATACCCCAAGGGCAGATCCATCTGTTGTTCGGGGTTTgagaaagaggaaagagagagggagaagcttAAGGCAGCTTCAAATGGGATTCATGCAGCACCACAGTAACaggctgcagctccaggaggtTATGGAGCGTGGCCCTCTTCTCAGACAAAGTAGCATGCAAGTGGCAAATAATAAACCTTCAGAGCTAAACTATGAGGTTCACGCTGGAGTGGAGGCCACCTCAAGGaataaaactgttaaaataaTGCGTTATTCAGACTGATGATGAAGCCAGAGAAGAATCCATCATAGAATAAAATGTCCTGTGCACCACATGTAAAATGCAATACAACAGATGGGCTGTTCAAAGGATTCTGTTTTCTATCCCAAACTATTGTGACTTAATTTGTTTCTGATGCTTAATGTACTCAGTAATCCATTCTCAGAATAAGAATTTGAGGGTGAAATATAAAACTTATTCAGCCTTCTGGCATAGGATGTACTGGAAATAAGTTCAAGGAGAGTCTATTGAATCTGATGCATTAAGCAAGACCATCTTCAAGTATCCGAAATATTCCTCTCATTGAGCCATAGTTTCCCAAAGATGTGATCTGCTTTTCTAGTGCTTAAAGCAAGAATGGGAGTCAGCTCTGgggtttattcccagctctgccacagttcCTCTGTGACCATAAGTCATTTCACCGAGGTGCCTGTTTCCTCAGTTGTGCAATGGGGTATTGGATTAATAACTAGTTGGACCACATTGCACAATAGTATTTGTATGATCTTAAAGATGTTGCAGAAGCATTTTATTTCAGGGAGTGCTAAAGGAAGAGAATCTTTTAAAGCAGTATTTATGGAAAACCAAGGTGTTGGTATAAAATGGATTTTTACGATGTTGAGAGCAGCAGTCATCTTGTATGACTGAACATCTAAGCAATATGACATGCAATGAATTTGTGAGATTACAATGTCCCTTTACCTATAGTTCTGTCATACAAAGCCTAATCAACTTTGTGCACTTCTGGGTGATCATTACACTATCAAGCACAACTTAGTTTTGAAATACAGGTTTTTATGAACAATAACAGACCACTGCAGTTCCTGGACATAATAGGCAGCTATATCAAAGCACATGTGACATATCCATTTGTCTTGTATTCTAAATACCATGATACAAAATAAATGACTGGAATAATGAGAGTTCTCACTAGGGGTATTTATTCTGTCGTCTGTTTTGTCTCACATGGTCAGGCAGATTGACTGATTTCATGATTAAGGCCCGCACCTGCAAATTTTTGGAAGCTGTGTGGTGTTTTTATATCCTGAGCctgtaataaaaaattaatttgtcaCAGGAGTAACCTAGGATCTTGTTTTGATTAAGAGCTAGGAAAGTAATGAAGTGAAGTGGCTTTGAAGCTCTTTTTCATATTTACCTCATTTCCCATTCAAAGAGAAGTTGCAGCAATGCACAAAGGGCTGGCTAAAAGTTTTTTTACAGCCACAACTTTGCCTTAACGACATCATAACTGCCCTACGGGGTTAAATTATGGTTCCTCttacccaatatcctgtctcttgACAGTGGCCGGTACCAGAACTTTTGGGGAGGGGTGGTGGAGTGTGTACAACAGGTCAGTAATGGAGTGTCTTCCACACCCAGCTTTGTCCCAAGCATGGGGTTCTggccctgaccattttggctaatacccattgatagacttatccagttcttttgtgaaccaagttatacttttggccatcacaacatcccatggtgatgagttccacagattaactgcactgtgtgaaaaagtacttcctcatTTGTATTAAATCTACTGCATGTTAATTTTGTCAGCTGACCCCTGGTCTTTGTATTCtgtgaagggtaaataacacttatttatttttttgcatagccctctatcatatccacccttagtcaTCTCTAAGCTAAACATTTTTGTCCTCCTCATCTTTGATCAtcattgttgcccttctctaaaccCTTTCCAGTCCCCCTATATTCTTTTtgtgatggggcaaccagaactggacacagtacagaGGGTGTGGAtgcaccatggatttacatagtggcattgagacattttctgtcttttctaGCCGTTTCCTAATGCTGCCTaataacttttttgactgctgctgcacattgagcaaatgttttcagagaactattaatggtgctgtcaaggttccctccccactctgaactttagggtacagatgtggggacccacatgaaagaccccctaagcttattttttaccagcttaggttaaaaatacactgccaccaccaagcattttaaccaaatatttatggagagccacttggaactctgcctttccGCAAATATCTCCCAAGCCCCTAACCCCCCTTTCCTGGGTAGGCTTGAGAATATCCCCTCACCAAttagtcctggtgaacacagatccaaacccttggatcttaaaacaatgaaaaatcaattaggttcttaatagaagaattttattaaaaggTAAAaattctctgtaaaatcaggatggaaaataactttacagggtaatcagattcaaagagcccggAGGaaacccctctagccttaggttcaaagttacagcaaccagaggtaaaccctctagcaaaaggaacatttacaagttgagaaaacaaagataaaactaatatgacttgcctggctgttacttacaagtttgaaatatgaaagacttgtgcagaaagatttggaaaatatggattgatgtccggtccctcttagtcttAAGAGCgaccaccaccaaaacaaagagcacaaaaacaaaagcctccccccctcagatttgaaagtatcttgtccccttattggtcctttgggtcaggtgtcagccaggttacctgcttcttaaccctttacaggtaaaagaattTTGTAGTATTGTATataggagggttgttacccttccctttctaGTTATGACAGGTGCACCTAGATCTCTTTTTTTAGATGGTAATAGTAATTTAGAACCCATCGTGTATCTATAGGtgggattatttttccccaccgtgcattactttgtattaaCATAAAAATTCATCtgccagttttgtgagatccctttgtaactccttgCCATCTGCTTTGGCCTTAGCTATCCTAAGTAATTTTGTAATCATTTGCAAACTCTGCCACTTCCTGTTCACTCCCCTTTCTAGATCATTGAATGTGTTGAGCAGCCCAGATTGTAGGAGAATCCTGCTGTTCACCTCTCCattgtaaaaactgaccatttattcctacccttcaaTTCCTATCATTCAAGCAGTTAATGATCCGCCAGAGGACCTTCTCTCtaatcccatgactgcttagtttcctTTCACTGTGTCCAATACAGAAGCCTTAGGACAAGAGTTACTTTTGTGTTCCCTTCTGTTTGCTTGACTAGATGGAGTTTGACATTTGTTTAGTAGGGAGGCGCTTACAGCATGAGCTTGCAGAGGTGTCATTGATTTCTTACCCTAGAGGGTAAAATAGTTAGGGAAATCCAAGACCCCTCAGGCACATGCTGAATGAGATTGCACCAACTGCCTCATTGGGGAAAGGATCAACACTAACATAGATAAGCCAGGGTTATCTAAGGGAATGATTATCTTAGAGATCCACATTTACCCAGCCCCCGAGAAATGCATGAATTCACATGACTGCCACCAACATGCTCACATAAGACTCTCAGCTTGGCTACACAAAAGGCAGCTTATTAGAGCTTAGCAGCCAATGTGAATTAAAAGCACTCAGGTAGGGCCCAGCTCTCCCACAAATCTGCCTTGTGACTGGCACCTGCACAATAGGCTAGTATCCTATGCAAGGTCTGACTGAAGTACGGTTACATGGAGTGCATAGCTGAGGAAAACGCCCAGTTCCCCACAGGTATTTAGGAGCTTaattcattgatttcaacaggaggtAGGCCCCTAAATATCTGATGATCTTGGCTTTAGTCCCAGTTGTGTCTCCCCCAGAATTACAGCAACTGCTCCTTCAGTTACAGTACTGGATACTGCTCCTGCCTTCTCTAGGCTACTATGAACAGAGTGTTTGCAGTGCAGGGAGTGGCAGAAGTGATGCCTGTTCCCAAAACAGACCCCCGAAAGATAAGTGATTAGAGCAACAGTTTAATAAGATACCACTTCAACAAGCATCTACATACAATGTACAAAAATATCTTAAAAGTCTACTTATTTTTAAACCACAACTTCCTGGTATGGGTGCTAGAGAttgttgaaacaaaacagaagGGGGATTAAGATTTCATCTTGGCACCCATGACATGATCAAAAATTGTATGCGATTTCCATTCTATATACAAAAATCACGTTTGCCAGGACAAACTATCTTAGCTGCTTACAGAACTTCATGAGAAGTACCAAGGAAGCTCCAGTTTGGCAGTGTTACACTTTCCATGGTAATAACACAGGGATGCCCCatgcttttcctctctccctccacgtCTTCAGATCAGAAACTACTGTGGCTGTACTTAAACTGTTTGTTTGATCTCTCTTCCAGCAACAGCTTTGAGAAGTTAAGTTTTAGCTCTTTCTTGCAGTTGCTTAGCTCCATGGCACCAATTTATAATAGTCTAGACAAACAATAGCTATTTCTAAATGCCTCAGAGTGGGCTCCCAATATATTCCTCATTAGACTAATGAGCCTTATGCCCAGAATTTGGGCTCATTAACTGACATCGGTTAGCAGGAAGTTGTAGGAACAGCCCTGAGGTCTGGTGGCAAGTTGCTTGCTTCTAAGGCTACAGCAACATAGCACCAGCAGTGCCTTTGCATACACAGCAGTCTCTCCATGCATGAAGAGGAATATAATGGCAGCTGGAAAGGAGAACACTGAAGTCAAGAGACTGTGGCCAGTTTTTATACCCACATGAGCAGAACTCACCGCTAAATTTCCAGCAGATTATCAGGCTAATGAGAGAGAGAGGTACCAGGCCAAATGTTTTGGTCGAGTTATAACTGTTATCCCAAAACTGTCACTCCcaagggaaaagggggagggtcATTTCCACTCAGCATTGTCTTTGGAGGGAGGCTGGAAGAGTAAAGTCTGAATAAAAAGCTTTGTTAGCTAGTACACCAGGCAGAGGTGTAGGTACACTATTTTCCTATTTGAACAGGAGAGTTCCAGCAAGATGTTTTTATAAATTCATCAAGATCATTCTGCTGTACAGAATTTCTTCCTACACAGCAGCTAGCAGCCCCACTCCCTAACCAAGTTATCGTGCACCTACATCACTGCACAATTCTTGTAGCATTTGACATGCTATAAGCCCAATTTCTCCTGCCCTGCTGTAGACAGCCAGAGAATGCAAGACAGCAAAGATTCTGACCATCTAAAGGCATATTCTACTATAGGatcaggaagaaaagaaaagctgaagTGATGTGACTGACTTTCtaaactctgtatatgatagGGGACAGACAAGGCAAAATAAAGTTAGCACAGATTAAATGTCAGGGGCTCTCCTGAAAACAGCTGCAGTTGCCAAGCTGCCACAGCTCTAACAGGACAGTATTCAGGGCTCCTGGCATTCTTTTGGGTACATCCCTTGCTTCCAGTCAGGTCAAGCCACTAAACACTGTAAACATGGAATTACTGCAGCATAATAGATAAAGTGCATCCTTGTGCCATGGACAGTATATTCTGAACAGCGTCCAGCCATGCACACAACGAGCTCCTGGAGTTCAACACAATTCTAGGACATGATTTCAGAGGGGGAACGGAACCAACTTTCAACAAGAATGTGCTTATCACCAGCTAGACCTCCTTCCTTTTCAAACTACATCTGAGCAGGGAGATAAGCAAAGCCCAGTACTAGGCAATACTGAACGGATCtctgttatttttacatttttcttgaaGGCTAGAGATGCTCAGGACTGAGTAACAGTTAACCTGCCTTTCCAAGCCTAGCAGAACCCATCTCCATGTTATAGCCCAGTGATGGGTCTGCAGGTGCAGGAATTAAACAAACTGaaagaactggacacagatgCTTGTTTTTGCATGAATGGGAGAAGCCAatggagaggaggaagggggagagttAACCCAGACTGACAGCAGCATAGAGAGTGCTCTTGCATTTCCCATGACCCACTGTCCAGCTTCCAAAGAGATAAGATGGTAAGAATGCTATCATTTTTTACAGGAAGGGGCAGGCAGATGGAGCGGTTCTGGGATACCTGCTCCTTTGTCTATGGCACTGAAGTGCCAGTCTCTGTTTGGAGAAGGAATGTATGGGACTGGCTCCCCTCACATGCCCAGTAGCTATTTAAACACAGGATCTCATGACTATAAGAGCATATGTCACCTACTGCTCAGTAAAGGCACATATAACAGGCAGGAAGGTAATCACCAGGGATTTTAAGGTGCAGCTGGATGGGGGACTGCCTGGAAGATTCAGCCTTTCGCTGAGGGCGGATGGAATCTGCTCTGCAAAGGGACAGAAATGGCCTTCTGGATTCAAAGCAATCCTAGTCAGAGTGTGAATCCCGAACAGTTGTTGTCTGCACTCAAACTGGAATCCTGCTCCAGGACATCATATCCCAGGCTGTATTATACAGAGAAGAATCCCACCCACTTTCATCTGCCCAGGGCACTACTTTCCAGAAAGCCTGCCCCATGTGCACCAGATACCTACAGGTAGCTGCAATTCCATACTAGCCAGAGAAAAAGGTTTTAGTGTCAGAAATGCTGATATGACGCCAGGGATAAATTACAGTTATTGTCACTATGGAAATGCATGCCGGACTGGATGGGCTGGTAGTGCAGGTTTCAGTCATATGCACAGACATTTCAGGCAGACTTTCTGCCAGACATACAGCCTCAGTGCATTTTAAAGTTCATTCGCTGAGACACCAGCTAGAGAGTGAGAGAGGAGAATATCTTCTCAATGGTGGGATGCCCAATGACTTTCAAAACCTAT
This region includes:
- the CMC4 gene encoding cx9C motif-containing protein 4 translates to MPQKDPCQKQACEIQKCLQANNYLEARCEAVLQEMRRCCTQYPKGRSICCSGFEKEEREREKLKAASNGIHAAPQ